A stretch of Brassica napus cultivar Da-Ae chromosome C6, Da-Ae, whole genome shotgun sequence DNA encodes these proteins:
- the LOC106447856 gene encoding uncharacterized protein At4g04775-like, whose translation MTSSSTSSARFPRISTHGVPTRCWCGEGITTFGSSTTENRYRGFYRYEIARDRKTENHLFKWIDEALIEEIRMVDAKHERVAQGITKFEERVMEKVKSEMVRVEHQTSEKLKEKVDLEIARVAHEMKHKLKIGIVAMVVVRAIVGIWTSLSV comes from the exons ATGACCAGTTCGTCAACATCTTCTGCTCGTTTTCCTCGAATCTCTACTCATGGTGTGCCTACAAGATGTTGGTGTGGCGAGGGCATAACCACGTTTGGTTCATCGACCACGGAGAATAGGTATCGAGGATTCTACCGATACGAAATCGCAAGAGAT AGAAAAACTGAGAATCATCTATTTAAATGGATTGATGAAGCTTTGATTGAGGAGATTCGGATGGTGGATGCGAAACATGAGAGGGTTGCTCAAGGGATTACGAAGTTTGAAGAAAGGGTTATGGAAAAGGTGAAGTCCGAGATGGTTAGAGTTGAACATCAGACGTCCGAAAAGCTTAAAGAGAAGGTAGACTTGGAGATTGCTAGAGTTGCACACGAGATGAAACATAAGCTAAAGATAGGAATTGTGGCTATGGTAGTTGTAAGAGCAATCGTAGGAATATGGACTTCTCTTAGTGTATGA
- the LOC106447855 gene encoding uncharacterized protein LOC106447855, which yields MHIYASCGVWKFDPCKGWGFAFDKEKGGRVLAVELTSSFEDLRTTAFEDFGIDQNDVELELSYLPMKLINTIDCPPVIIGNDRQVKNFLTYVRGKPSSRLCVSISPVNANNDNIEFDKEQSNASGRERGEPSSFSPGDGIGSSSESSKDGEDECNSNASEEDEDADLSVKEEDRGKSVWFSLKDVVKRGETFQNKSKLKVALEMSAMKNNFDYKVVNSDRKLWYIRCVDNKCRWSVRAEGLSGSTYFIIKKYVADHTCAASSMNNGGRTASAKTIGSLIMHRYDGVKEGPKANDIIQIMRMEHGCEISKSLAWDAREYAISLVRGIPEQNFGKISKYLHMLKEANP from the coding sequence AGTACTTGCTGTGGAATTGACAAGTTCCTTTGAAGATCTAAGGACTACGGCTTTTGAGGATTTTGGAATTGACCAAAACGATGTTGAGCTTGAGTTAAGCTACTTACCTATGAAGTTAATCAATACGATAGACTGTCCTCCAGTTATCATTGGGAATGATCGGCAAGTCAAGAATTTTCTTACATATGTACGTGGAAAACCTTCTTCAAGATTGTGTGTGTCTATTTCACCTGTCAATGCAAACAACGACAACATTGAGTTTGATAAGGAGCAATCTAACGCGTCTGGCAGAGAGCGAGGTGAGCCTTCCTCGTTTTCACCTGGAGATGGCATTGGTAGTTCTTCTGAATCGAGCAAGGATGGTGAAGACGAATGTAACTCGAACGCctcggaagaagatgaagatgctGACTTAAGTGTAAAAGAAGAGGATAGGGGAAAAAGTGTCTGGTTCTCTTTGAAGGATGTTGTGAAGAGGGGTGAAACGTTTCAAAACAAATCTAAGTTGAAAGTAGCATTGGAAATGTCAGCAATGAAGAATAACTTCGATTACAAAGTTGTGAATTCAGATAGAAAACTTTGGTACATCCGATGCGTGGACAACAAGTGTAGGTGGAGTGTTCGTGCTGAAGGGTTATCAGGATCCACATATTTCATCATCAAAAAATATGTGGCGGATCATACATGTGCTGCGTCAAGTATGAATAATGGTGGTCGAACAGCTTCTGCAAAAACTATTGGGAGTCTAATAATGCATAGGTATGATGGTGTCAAAGAAGGTCCCAAAGCTAATGATATCATACAGATTATGAGAATGGAACATGGATGCGAGATATCTAAATCATTAGCGTGGGACGCTCGTGAGTATGCGATTAGTCTGGTTAGAGGCATTCCCGAGCAGAATTTTGGAAAAATTTCGAAATACTTGCACATGCTGAAAGAAGCTAATCCATGA
- the LOC106447857 gene encoding uncharacterized protein LOC106447857: protein MPEKQNWTIEDDKQNLLRVIRQVTDQVIGMSELAVAGMAMDQLPKTLFKEGTETQVEKVNNTCRTSILKKVEKYVEAEYKEVLGDPLFSQVMDIYVHKLQYSGRVIHSFVCKQLLTAKRHELWFHFARRALRFSMQEFHAITGLKYKDGEPDLDIDNRRGDKGLRMVYLCVIAGLVMVKDENMCIPHKYIKLVMDFDKMRKYLWGLHSFDALVTSITEARDKVKTQNNYVIDGFSYALQIWLMEAIPDIGSLLGKKLKEGVTSMRCRNWKGSAKVSYEDIISIESDFASAGVVFPYISSTGNCNIIVDAGFERDDEMNDERVDLIIDMYRKKYDWSKHVWGYQETEQPYADSSEDDGSKEEEAGERSDCGMEEEIETAHVSPTKKRKNQYQDIGAESRKKRLLCQR, encoded by the exons ATGCCGGAGAAACAAAATTGGACTATTGAAGATGATAAGCAAAATCTGTTGCGGGTGATACGTCAAGTTACTGATCAAGTCATCGGCATGTCAGAGCTAGCCGTCGCCG GTATGGCGATGGATCAGTTGCCAAAAACCCTATTCAAAGAGGGAACGGAAACACAAGTTGAGAAGGTCAACAACACTTGTCGAACTTCCATACTTAAGAAGGTGGAGAAGTATGTTGAAGCAGAGTACAAGGAAGTGTTGGGTGATCCGCTATTTTCTCAGGTTATGGATATTTATGTGCACAAGCTTCAGTATTCAGGGAGAGTGATCCACAGCTTCGTTTGTAAGCAGCTTCTGACCGCAAAGCGCCATGAGTTGTGGTTCCATTTTGCTAGGAGGGCTCTCAGATTTTCAATGCAAGAATTCCATGCGATCACTGGACTGAAATATAAAGACGGCGAGCCTGACTTGGATATTGATAACAGGAGAGGTGATAAAGG GCTGAGGATGGTGTATTTGTGTGTGATTGCTGGTCTGGTTATGGTGAAGGATGAGAATATGTGCATCCCACACAAGTACATCAAGCTGGTGATGGATTTCGATAAGATGAGAAAATATCTGTGGGGTCTTCACTCTTTTGATGCGCTTGTGACTTCCATTACTGAAGCTAGGGATAAAGTGAAGACGCAGAACAATTATGTCATAGATGGATTCTCTTATGCACTTCAGATTTGGTTGATGGAGGCTATTCCAGACATCGGGTCTCTTTTGGGTAAGAAGCTCAAAGAAGGCGTCACTAGCATGAGATGCAGAAATTGGAAAGGATCTGCTAAGGTTTCCTATGAGGATATTATTAGTATTGAGTCCGATTTTGCATCCGCT ggAGTTGTTTTTCCATACATCTCTTCAACTGGAAATTGCAACATCATTGTTGATGCTGGGTTTGAGCGAGACGATGAGATGAATGACGAAAGGGTCGATCTGATCATTGACATGTACAGAAAGAAGTATGACTGGAGTAAGCATGTTTGGGGTTATCAGGAAACTGAACAACCATATGCGGACAGTTCTGAGGATGATGGTTCAAAGGAAGAAGAGGCTGGAGAAAGAAGTGACTGTGGAATGGAAGAAGAAATAGAAACCGCTCATGTGTCTCctacaaagaaaagaaagaaccaGTATCAGGATATTGGAGCCGAGTCAAGGAAGAAGAGGTTACTTTGCCAAAGATAA